A section of the Ogataea parapolymorpha DL-1 chromosome II, whole genome shotgun sequence genome encodes:
- a CDS encoding V-type proton ATPase subunit d gives MSPYEADRLSCSSIEKKQHSLLNSRVMEGLFFNIDSGFIEGLVRGYRDGLLKSSQYINLTQCDSLEDLKLQLSATDYGNFLSNVSGSLSTTIIEEKLNEKLVEQFRYIRSQATEPLAKFMDYITYGYMIDNVALMITGTIHERDRSEILERCHPLGWFETLPTLSVATDIDSLYQTVLIDTPLAPYFQNCLSVDDLDDMNIEIIKNALYKAYLEDFMQFCKTKLPSPSDEIMERLINFEADKRAINICINSLDTELGTDDKLKLLPALGKLSNTAYQHQMAQSDDLENLKTIITSLGEYRNFFDTTNDKNLEDHFYEYEMRLCKDAFTQQFTISTIWAYVRSKEQEIRNITWIAECIAQNQKERINNYISVY, from the coding sequence ATGAGCCCGTACGAAGCCGATCGACTTTCATGCAGCAGCATAGAGAAAAAACAGCACTCGCTTCTCAATTCTCGAGTCATGGAAGGtctatttttcaatattgATAGCGGATTCATTGAGGGTCTAGTGCGTGGGTACAGGGATGGTTTACTCAAATCCTCTCAGTACATCAATCTCACTCAGTGCGATTCTTTGGAGGATTTGAAGTTGCAACTTTCCGCCACAGATTATGGTaattttctttcaaatgTCTCAGGCTCGCTTTCAACCACTATAATCGAGGAAAAGCTGAACGAAAAGCTTGTGGAGCAGTTCAGATATATAAGGTCACAGGCGACTGAACCACTCGCTAAATTCATGGATTATATAACCTATGGTTATATGATTGACAACGTGGCTCTTATGATTACGGGCACTATCCACGAAAGAGACAGATCTGAAATTCTTGAGAGATGTCACCCATTGGGATGGTTTGAAACATTGCCAACTCTTTCGGTGGCTACTGATATTGATTCACTCTATCAAACTGTACTCATTGACACGCCATTAGCTCCTTACTTTCAAAATTGTCTCTCGGTTGATGATTTGGACGACATGAACATagaaatcatcaagaatGCTTTGTATAAAGCTTATTTGGAAGATTTCATGCAATTTTGCAAAACGAAGCTTCCCTCACCTTCCGATGAAATAATGGAAAGGCTGATCAATTTTGAGGCTGATAAAAGAGCTATCAATATTTGCATCAATTCGCTTGATACGGAACTTGGAACTGATGATAAGCTCAAACTTTTGCCAGCACTTGGGAAGTTATCCAACACCGCTTATCAGCATCAAATGGCTCAAAGtgatgatcttgaaaatTTAAAGACAATCATTACTTCCTTAGGTGAGTATCGCAACTTTTTTGATACTACGAACGACAAGAATCTCGAGGACCATTTCTACGAGTACGAGATGAGGCTCTGTAAAGATGCCTTTACCCAACAATTTACCATTAGCACGATATGGGCCTACGTCAGATCGAAGGAGCAAGAAATCAGAAATATAACATGGATTGCGGAATGTATTGctcaaaaccaaaaagaGAGAATAAATAATTACATATCTGTCTATTAG
- a CDS encoding Conserved oligomeric Golgi complex subunit 8 encodes MMSESTGLLLETLWNELPTEVENLLDTSEAYKTDALKFLTDLLDQDRSETLLSTNVKPSFETEHSGHTLIERIAELESSQRILEAQIKKCVHSNLNNSLKLNKVYTDCVSMFKNDFNECREFLSTNFSKSEDAMDTQQKSEESNWKDLLKTQHPYSKHEQLQENRQSSSIILSKMDNIMDILELPALANACVKTGHYAECVEIASHVRRLSIRYSDIAIIQRVEHDVQLEIREMVNGLIRLLNTDLRQSSIIKIVTYLKRIGPFQKRLKEQEDNRLVQERDTELVSNEFLQKIFLKSRYQFILNELDVLVPLKKSNSIDNYLKRCVEVIREHCFQTVVTFESIFPNDNSKAVKNLLYSFIKSLIYRLCEILKENWSQVGDTNKDGLLLQLIYCSQSLGRIGGDFNVIILDQLKDAIDKENWCTVLRKQRELIKSLSKSMDERNVHKPIDV; translated from the coding sequence ATGATGAGTGAATCAACGGGCTTACTTTTGGAAACATTATGGAACGAGCTTCCTACAGAGGTTGAGAATTTGCTGGATACCTCTGAGGCTTACAAAACGGATGCGCTGAAATTTCTTACTGATTTGTTAGATCAGGATAGATCAGAGACTTTGCTTTCTACGAACGTGAAACCAAGCTTCGAGACCGAACATTCTGGACACACTTTGATAGAACGAattgcagagctggaatcATCGCAACGAATCCTAGAAGCACAAATTAAAAAGTGTGTCCATTCAAACCTAAACAATTCTCTAAAACTAAACAAGGTCTATACTGATTGTGTCTCTATGTTCAAAAATGACTTCAATGAATGCCGCGAATTTCTATCCACCAATTTCAGCAAGTCAGAAGATGCTATGGACACACAGCAGAAATCGGAAGAGAGCAATTGGAAAGATTTACTAAAAACTCAACATCCGTACTCGAAACATGAACAACTGCAAGAAAATCGGCAATCGTCGTCTATCATTTTGAGCAAAATGGATAATATTATGGACATATTAGAGCTCCCTGCTCTTGCCAATGCTTGTGTAAAGACGGGCCATTATGCTGAGTGCGTAGAAATTGCGTCACATGTGCGAAGGCTGTCAATCAGGTATTCAGACATTGCTATCATTCAGAGAGTGGAGCATGATGTTCAACTCGAAATAAGAGAAATGGTGAATGGACTCATACGATTACTGAACACCGATCTTCGCCAATCTTCGATCATAAAGATTGTCACTTATTTGAAGCGTATAGGCCCATTCCAGAAAAGGCTAAAAGAACAGGAGGATAACAGATTAGTTCAGGAAAGAGATACAGAATTGGTCAGTAACGAATTCctacaaaaaatattcctGAAGTCTCGTTACCAATTCATCTTGAATGAGCTCGATGTGCTCGTTCcattgaagaagagcaactCTATTGACAACTACCTAAAACGGTGTGTTGAAGTAATCAGAGAGCATTGTTTTCAAACTGTTGTGACCTTTGAGTCTATATTCCCAAATGATAATAGCAAGGCAGTCAAGAATCTCCTTTACTCTTTTATCAAATCTTTGATATATCGTTTATGTGAAATATTGAAAGAGAATTGGAGCCAAGTTGGAGATACAAATAAGGATGGATTACTTTTGCAACTCATCTACTGTTCTCAGAGTCTCGGGAGAATTGGCGGAGATTTCAATGTCATAATTCTTGATCAACTGAAGGACGCTATTGATAAAGAGAATTGGTGCACTGTTCTAAGGAAACAGCGTGAGCTGATAAAATCTTTGAGCAAAAGCATGGACGAACGCAACGTTCACAAACCAATTGATGTGTAG